The Mannheimia pernigra sequence CTTCTGCATCTAAATAACGCCATTCGTGGAAAAGGTGTTTACCAAATCCAATACGGGTAATTGCTTGTAAAAACTGTTTTGGAATGATTGCATCAGTATCCACGTTCGCTATATCAAGAGGAACGACTAAGCCTGAATGTTGTTTAATACCTGCCATTTTTTCCTCCTATTTATGCGTTTAATGAAACGTTACGAATATCAACAAATTTACCGAATACAGCAGCAGCTGCAGCCATTGCTGGGCTAACTAAGTGGGTGCGACCATTACGCCCCTGACGGCCTTCAAAGTTGCGGTTTGACGTCGAAGCACAACGCTCCCATTCGCCTAAACGGTCATCATTCATACCTAAGCACATAGAGCAACCTGGATTACGCCATTCTGCCCCTGCTTCAATAAAGATTTTGTCTAATCCTTCTTTTTCAGCTTGCTCTTTCACTAAGCCAGAGCCTGGTACAACAAGAATACGTTTTACATTATCTGCTTTTTTGCGTCCTTTCATCACCGCAGCCGCAGCACGTAAATCTTCAATACGAGCATTGGTGCAAGAGCCGATAAACACTTGATCAACAGCAACATCTTTCATATCTGTATAAGCATCTAAACCAATATAAGCCAATGCTTTTTCTGCTGAAGCACGAGTAACAGGATCTGCCATTTCTTCAGGGTTAGGAATGACTTCATTGATCCCGATAACTTGTCCTGGGTTTGTTCCCCAAGTGACTTGTGGTGCAATATCTTTGGCTTCTAAAATCACCTCCGCATCATAAACGGCACCCTCATCGGTTTTCAAGGTTTTCCAATATTCGACGGCATCGTCCCAATCTTTGCCTTTTGGTGCATTGGGACGATCTTTTAAGTAAGCAAAAGTGGTTTCATCTGGGGCAACAATCCCCGCTTTTGCACCAAACTCAATTGCCATATTACATACCGTCATTCTACCTTCCATTGAAAGATCTCGAATGGCTTCGCCACAGAACTCAACCACATAGCCTGTACCACCTGCCATTGTCGTTTTGCCGATAATCGCAAGTACGATGTCTTTTGCGGTAATACCTGGGTTGACTTTGCCACGCACTTCTACTTTCATACTTTTCGCACGGGTTTGCTTTAAGGTTTGGGTCGCTAAAACGTGCTCTACTTCAGAGGTTCCGATACCAAATGCTAATGCACCGAAAGCACCGTGAGTCGCTGTGTGAGAATCGCCACATACAATGGTCATACCTGGTAAGGTTAAGCCTTGTTCAGGTCCCATAACATGCACAATACCTTGCTGTTTTTTGGTAATGTCGAATAATGAAATCCCTGTTTCTTCACAGTTTTTTTCTAATTCTAATACTTGGATTTTTGCTTGCCCTTCAAGCTGCTGCACATCACGCACTTGGGTAGAAATACTGTGATCCATCGTACCAAATGTTTTGCTGACTTGGCGAACTTGACGCCCAGCAACACGTAAGCCATCAAAAGCTTGAGGGCTGGTCACTTCGTGAATGAGATGGCGGTTGATATAGATAATTGGCGTTTCGCCTTCAGCTTCATACACAACGTGTGAATCGAAAAGCTTTTGATATAGTGTTCTGGCTTGTTGCATAAAATGTTCCCACTTAAAAGGATAATTTTGTAATACAAGCGGTGATTTTTGTAAAAAATTTAGCAAAATCGACCGCTTGTTAATGATGAATATGAATATAGCGACTAAAAAAACGAAAGTAAAACAGTATTTTGACAAAAATTAAGGATTTTTATTCTGCTAGATAAAGCTAAAAATAGCTTTAATGAGTAATTTTTAGCATTTTATGCTAAATGATTGAGTGATTGTAGTAAGTTATCTAGTTATTATGAGAGTTTATAGTGCTATTTTCTTTGGTGTTTTTTAGCCAATTTTTATATTAGATGAGAGATGAATAAGTAAGCGGTTAAATTTATTCAAAAAGTTGCAAACTTTTTTAGAAATTTAACCGCTTGTATTATGGTATTGCTGATTTAATCTAATGCCTTGTCGATTTTTTCAAATAAATCACGAGCGAGATTGTCCATCTCACGTAAACGTTCTAACCCACGACGCATTAGGGTTTGGCGTTGATTATCATAGCGAGAGAGTTTAATGAGTGGCTCAATTAAACGTGCTGCCACTTGCGGGTTGCTTTCATTGAGTTTAATCAGCGTATCTACCAAGAAGCGGTAGCCTGAACCATCAATTGCGTGGAAGGCTTTCGGGTTTTGGCTGCAGAATGCTCCTACCAATGAACGCAAGCGATTAGGATTGTTAAAATTAAAACTTGGGTGTTTCATTAAATCTTGCACAATCGCTAATACGTTTTTATCTGGCCGAGTAGCTTGAATCATAAACCATTTGTCCATTACTAAGCTGTCGTGTTTCCATTTTTCCTCAAAGTCAGTTAATAATGTGTCACGGCAACTAAGCTGAGCTTTACTCGCAGCTTGTAGTGCAGCTAGGGTATCGGTCATATTATTGGCATTACGGTAGTGTTTATGTACAAGGGGATTGCCTAAGTCGGTAAAGGCTAAATAGCTTAAGCAAACATTATTTAAGGCTCGTTTAGCAATATCTTTGGCAACCACTTGGTAATCGCTACATTTGTTTTGGTTGTACACGGCTAATAATTTATCTTGTAGTGCTTGAGCAATCGAATGTTGCATAAACTCACGCACAAGAGCAATACCTATAGGGTCAATGTTTTTAAATGATTCTGCAAATTCGGTTTCTTTTGGCAGTGTCAGTGTTAGTGCGGTTAATTCAGGCGAAGTTGCTGAATTATCTAACACGAAAGTGAGGGCATCCACTAAACCCTCCGAGAAGCTAAACGGCTGACTTTGCTGATAACGGCTTAAATTTTCACGCAGCTCGTTAGTGTAGAGCATTTGTGCAGCGTCCCAACGAACAAAATCATTTTCAGCATATTTGAGTAAAGTTAAAAGTTGTTCAGTAGTATAGTTATAATCTAAACGTACTGGAGCGGAGAAGTCGCATAATAATGCAGGCACAGGACGTTGTGTGACATGATGAAACTCAAAGGTTTGATGTTCTGCAATGATATCTAACACATTACTTATTTTTAATAGTTCATTTTGTAATGGAATGGGTTTTCCATCATTTTCGCCATATAATGCTACTTTCAGTGGAATATGTAAGTTTAATTTTTCCAGCTGATCGTGCGTTGGCGGTGTCATTTGCGAAATATGTAAGCGATAGGTTTTATGTGTTTCATCATATTCATCCGAAATAGTTAATTCGGGTGTACCTGATTGGCTATACCAACGGCGGAATTGTGCTAAATTAATGCCTGAAGCCTCTTCCATTGCTTTCACAAAATCTTCACAAGTTGCGGCTGAACCATCGTGTCTTTCCACATATAGCTTCATTCCTTTTTGGAAATTGTCTTCGCCTAGTAGTGTGTGGATCATACGAATAATTTCTGCGCCTTTTTCATACACGGTTACGGTATAAAAATTATTCATTTCAATGACTTTTTCTGGGCGAATTGGGTGTGCCATTGGGCTGGCATCTTCTGCAAATTGTACGGTACGCAGTAAACGCACATCTTCAATACGTTTTGCTGAGCGATCCCATAAATCAGAGGTAAATTCCTGATCACGGAAGACGGTTAATCCCTCTTTTAGGCTTAATTGGAACCAATCACGGCAAGTAATGCGGTTGCCTGTCCAGTTATGGAAATATTCGTGGGCAATGACAGCCTCAATATCTAAATAATCACTATCCGTTGCAGTTTCTGGTTTGGCTAATACGAATTTAGAGTTGAAAATATTCAAGCCTTTATTTTCCATTGCTCCCATATTAAAGAAATCAACGGCAACAATCATATAAATATCTAAATCGTATTCTAAACCAAAGCGGTCTTCGTCCCATTTCATTGAGCGTTTTAGGCTCTCCATCGCCCAAGGGGCACGATCTAAATTGCCACGATCCACATAAATTTCTAATTTAACCTCACGCCCGCTTTTGGTAATAAATTTATCTTCTAGAAGATCGAAATCACCTGCCACTAATGCAAATAAATAGCTTGGTTTAAAAAATGGATCTTGCCATTCTACCCAATGTTTACCGTCTTCTAGCTCGCCTTGTGCGATGCGGTTACCATTTGAAAGTAGGTAGGGATATTTACTCTTACTAGCGGTAATTTTTGTTGTATATTTTGCAAGTACATCCGGGCGGTCAAGCATATAAGTAATTTGTCTAAAACCCTCAGCCTCACATTGTGTACAAAGCCCATCGCCCGATTGATATAAACCTTGTAGAGAGGTATTTTGTGCAGGATTTAAGGCTGTTTCAATTTGTAGCTCGAAACGGTCAGAAGGCATATCTGCTAAATTTAGCGTTAAAGATTCATCATCTTTTTGGTAACAAGAAAACGGCTTGCCATTAAATTTGATAGAAAGGAAATCAAAACTATGTCCGTCTAATTTAAGCATAGTTGCTTCAACATTTTTACGTTCAATGGTTAATGTTGAGGTGACTAATGTGCGTTCAGGATCTAACTGAAAGTCGAGATAAATATCAGTAATGGTGAAATCTGGTGCTCTGTAATCTTTTCTGAATTTTGCTTTAGGTTGCATAGGATTTCCTTTTTGATTGGCATTTTTGCCGATAAAGTTGTGTGGGCTATTGTACTAAAATCATTGCAAATTTTCCAAGAAATATGACCGCTTGTATAAAATGAAACGGCTATAAATATTGATTTATAGCCGTTTGGGAGAATATGAGTATTATATGTTTTGATGCCCTTGATCGAGATGTACTAAGTTGATTAAATCATCAGCTCCCACATCAAATGCTTTGCCGAAGCCTTTTACAAATAATCCTGAGATAGGCTTAAAACTAAATAAGGTAAAGTCTTGCATCTTGGCTAGCTCATCAACTAAATGACCGTGGCGGTTTTTTAATGCTTCAATTGCTGTTTGCCATTCCGTTTCTTGACGTGTAATCATTCTGGCTGTTGCCTCAAAGGTTAAACGGCGACGAGCAAATATTTCGCGGCTTTTGCTCTCATCATCAATGAGCATAAGAGACACTTTTGGTACTTCAAGTAAATTACGTGCGTGACGAGCAATGGTAGAAATAAGCACTTGATATTCGCCGTTATGAATGACAAAAGGTGCGTAGCTTACATTTGGTGTGCCATCTTTATCTAGTGTTGCCATTACAATGGTCTTAATTTGCTGTTTTAAATCTTCGATTTCAGGTCCTAAGCGATTTTGTAATACTTCTTGACGGTTTGTTGTCATTATGTCTCCTTATTAAGTCTTTTAACTATTTTGAGGAATTATAAATTAACTTAAACCTATAAAGCAATATGATAATCATTATTGACTGCAAGATTGATGTCGTTGATAATATATTTAATAATCAAAAATTGATTAATATTTACTTAAGGAGAACGATTTTGTTTATTCATTATTCTGCGAACCAACATAAATTAAAGTTAAGTCTGTTAGCTTTAAGCATAAATAGTATTTTGATATCGCATACGTTGTATGCTAAAGAGGTTGCGGAATTATCTGAAATCCGTGTTGTAGCTCAAGGAGACGTTAAAGCGTCATTAGAGAGAAAAGCGAAAGAAGCAATTCAACAAGAACTTATTCAAAATAATCGAGATATAGTTCGCTATAGCCCTGATGTTGGGGTTGTCAATCAAGGTAGGCATCAAAAAGGATTTGCTATTCGCGGAGTTGAGGATAATCGTATTGGAATAAGTATTGATGGAGTAGCACTGCCTGATTCTGAGGAAAATTCTCTTTATAAACGTTATGGTAATTTAAATACGTCTCGTCAATCTATTGATCCAGAGTTAGTTCGTACTATTGAAGTATCAAAAGGAGCAGATTCTTTTAATCAAGGTAGCGGACACTTGGGAGGCGGGGTTAATTATCGGACACTTGAGGCTGATGATATTGTACGTCATAGCAATAAATTTGGTGCTTTTTATCGTACAGGTTATGCCACTCGTAATAATGAATGGATAAATACGTTCGGTGTTGGGTATTTAGGTGAGCAAGCAGAAGCTGTATTATTATACTCAAATCGTTATGGTCATGAAATGGAAAGTGCTGGCGGCTATACAATTCCTGAAGATTCGTTATACACCAGAACTATTGGTAGAAGTAAACAAACGCCTGATGATTCTACTCATAAAAATCATAGTTACTTGGCAAAATTTGCTTACCGTTTTAACGATAAACATCGTATTGGTATTTCGTATAGTGGTCAAAATAACAATAATTATATTATTGAGGATTCTGCCGTTTATTTAAGTTCATATTGGCGTGAGGCGGAAGATCGTAGTAAGCGTAATACTGTCAATGTATTTTATGAATTTTTCCCAGAGTCTAAGTGGATTGCTTCCGTAAAAGCTGATATAGATTATCAAGATACAGAAACATCAGCTTATAACTATGAAGGAAAGCGAGCAGAGCCTGCAACTAAATGGACGCCAGCTCAAGAACGAATGCCTAGTGATACGAATATTCGTATTTTTAGTACAGAATTAAAACGTTTAAACTTCCGTATAGACAGCCAAGTTTTAGAATTGGGTAAATCAACTCATCAATTCTCATTCAAATCCTCAACAGCACAAAGAAATTTTGATGTGCTACATAAAGACTCAGTTTATGTATCTGGTGCTTGGTCGCATTTGCCGAATTCAACAATGATGCACCCAATTAAAAGCAAGCAAGATTATTTATTATTACAAGACATTATAGACTTAACCAATAATTGGGAAGCGAAAGTCGGTATTCGTTATGACTGGGCGAAATACGAACAAAAGGAACTTGCCGGCTTAAAATGTCAAAATTGTGTCAAAACAGAGAATGCTAAATTTAACCAGATAACTTGGACTGCAGGCTTAGAAAAGCAAGTTAATGATATTTGGAAAGTGGCTTATAATATTGGCACTGGCTTTCGTATACCAAATGCATCAGAAATGTATTTCGATTATCGAAATAATGCTGCTGGAGCGTGGATGTCAAACCCCAACTTAAAAGCGGAACATAGTTTAACCCAAAATTTAAGCCTGCAAGGGCAAGGTAATGCAGGGCAATTTTCCGTGAATTTGCACCATACAAAGTATAAAGATTTTTTATGGGAGCAAGAAACTTGGGATGTTTATCAGGCTTATGGCAAAGAGTTTTGGCGACCTGTTCAACAAATGCAAAATATAGACGCTGCGAAAATCTATGGTCTAGAAGTAACGGGTAAATGGAATTTGAATTCTGCTATATCTATTCCTGAGGGTTGGAAGCTATTTGGCTCATTAGGTTATAGCAAGGGAAATATGTCAAATGGAGCCGATTTACTCTCTATTCAGCCGATCAAAGCTGTTATTGGTTTAGATTATGAGCAACCAGAGGGTAAGTGGGGCATCTTCTCGCGTTTAACGTTTTTAGGTGCGAAAAAAGCGAAAGAGGCAAAATATTTTAAAACATTACCAGAAAAATGTGTGAAAGAGCAGAAAACCCCAAATCCTTACTATCCATATTGGGGGAATGAATATGAGGTTCGCTGTACCGAATATGCTCACGAAACAAGTTTAGATAAATGGAAGCATTTAAACGCAAAAGCTTTTATCGTTGATTTATATGGTTTTTATAAACCAACAGAAAATATTACTTTGCGTGCGGGTGTTTACAATTTATTTAACCGTAAATATCACACTTGGGATACATTACGTGGTTTAAATACAACGGGTGGTGCGGTTAATTCTGTCGGCGTTCGTGAAAACCACAAATATGGTGGTTATCCAGGTTTGCAACGCTACTACGAGCCAGGACGGAATTTCTCAGCAAGTTTTGAGTATCGTTTCTAATTATTTATTTTATAAAGGGAGCTTTAGGTTAAGGCTCTCTTTTCTTAGGGAGAATTTATGTTATTACCAGAACAACAAATAGCTTTACGTAATGAATTAAAAGAAAATCCAGCTCAAATTTTAGAGATGGTTGCCTCGAAATATCAATGCTCGCTGGAAGAGGTAATGCTTAGCCTACCATCGGATATGCTTAAAGTAACAGGTGGAGAGCGTTTTGCTGAAATTCTACAAGACATTCACGAGTGGGACGATTCAATCACTTTTATTGTGCATACGGAAGATGCGATTGTAGAGTTTGTTGGTAAGCTTCCAAGTGGTTCAATTTCGCGTGGATTTTACAATTTTGAACATAAAGAAAGCGGTGGCTTACAAGGGCATTTACGTTATGAAAATTGTGCCAAAATCTACTTGCTTGATAGACAATTTATGGGCAAGCGTACCGTTTCCCTGATTTTTATTAACAAGAAAGGCAATGCGATGTTTAAGATTTTTGTTGGTAGAGAAAAAGTAGGCGGTGCATTAAAAGAAGAACAAATCAGGGCTTTATATAAATTAATTGGCTAAATTTGCAAAAAATTAATGAAATTTGACCGCTTGTCATTGTTAAAAAGGCTGCAACTTCGCAGCCTTTCTCATTGGTTAGCCGATAGCTTGTGGTAAATAACCTAACTGAATTAAAAATGGAATAATCATAATGATGATACCAGCAATTAATGCAACCACTAAGGCTAAATTACCACCGATTACTCGATAAGGTAGATTTGGGTGCTGGCTGCGTGCTTTCCACGCCAAACCGATGGGTAAAATCATACCGTAGAATGCAAAGAGTAGCCCAGCATAACCTAATGCCATAATAAAACCATCTGGGTAGAACAGTGCAAATAACAGCGGTGGGGTGAAAGTGGCAATAGTTAACCATAAACGGTTAGCCGGTAAATTTAATCGTTTTAATAAATCGCTCATACCTTCAAAAATACCCATAGATACGCCTAAGAATGAGGTAATGAGAGCAAGTACAGAGAATAGTCGAACCATTTCGCCTAAAACTGTGCTATCTGTAATTTGGCTGGTTGCGGTAACTAATCCATTTAATGTCGGGTCTTGCATAAGAATGGTGGTAAATTCATTTTGACTTAATACACCGTGTGTGGCGAATTGCCACAATAAATAGGCAACTAATGGAATAGCTGTACCGATATAAATTGATTTACGAATTTTACCGATATCTGCATCTAAATAGGTGTTAATTGTTGCCATAATGACGTGGAAACCAAATGCTGTAAAGAAAATAGGCACAGCAGAAATCACCAGTAAATTATCTAACGGAATGGCAGTTAAGTTTTCTAATTGAGCTTTTGGCAGCATCATCATTAATACGGCGATAAAAGCGACGATCTTTCCAAGAAATAATACCCTGGTTAAACCATCAACGGATTTTACCCCGATAACCACAAAAGCACCTAATACGACAGTAAAGGCTAAAATACTGATTTTAAGTTTCATGTCAGCATCTGCTATTTCAGGCATAATACCCGCAAGTAACGAACCACCACCTGTAATATAAGCAGAAAGTAACGCGTATAGTAAAACTAATAAACTAAAGGTTGCCAGCACACGTCCCATTATGCCGAAGTATTGCTCAGCAAGGCTTGCCACGCCAGCATCTTTTTGTGGAGCGGTTTGATACACTTCCATAAACAATAAACCAGTGTAAGCCAATAATGCCCAAAGCCCAATTAGTAATAAAGCCGTTGCACCGAACCCCATACCCGCAGAGGTGAGTGGCATTGCAAGCATACCTGCACCAATGGTTGTGCCCGCAATCATTAATGCACTGCCTAAGATTTTATTTTTCATCATTGTGTTTAATATAATTAAAAAGGAACGTATTTTATCAGAAATTTTAAGCAATGCTATTGGGCAAGATAGAATAATTATTCAGCTTATTTTTGCACAATCAAGCTTGCTTTAGTAAACTAACGCCAATTTACAATTTTTTAGCAAAAATAGACCGTTTGTATGTCTCTAATTTCATTTTCTTTGCCAAAATCAGATGGCAATTTTCAAGATCATCAAACGCTTGGCAATTTGGTCGGGCATTCTGATACATTAGCTATTAGCCAAGCTGCTCAAGCCTTTAACGGCTTAACGGTAGTCGTGACGCCAGATACTCGCACTGCGTTGCGTTTAGAGAAGTCGTTGCCACAGTTTGCAGAATTACCTGTGCAACTTTTCCCTGATTGGGAAACGCTACCGTACGATAATTTCTCACCGCATCAAGACATTATTTCTACTCGCTTATCAGCATTGTTTGAATTACAACAGGGTAAAAAGCAGATTTTCCTTTTGCCAATCAATACCTTAATGCAGAAAGTCTGTCCGCCGAGCTACTTAAGCAACAATGTGCTGCTAATTAAAAAAGGCGACCGCTTTTCGATTCAACATCTCCGTTTACAACTGGAAAATGCAGGTTATCGTGCGGTGGATCAAGTATTGGAATATGGTGAATATGCGGTTCGGGGTGCCATTTTAGATTTGTATCCGATGGGGGCAGACGAGCCATTTCGGCTTGATTTTTTCGATGATGAAATTGATTCAATCCGTACTTTTGATGTGGATAATCAACGCACTAAAGCAGAAATCGCCGAAATCAATTTATTACCTGCCCACGAATTCCCAACAGATAGTAATGGGATCGAGCATTTTAGAACCAAATTCCGAGAAACTTTCGGTGAAATACGCCGTGAGCCAGAGCATATCTATCAGCAGGTAAGTAAAGGTATTTTGAATGCAGGAATCGAATATTGGCAACCACTATTTTTTGCTGAAATGGCAAGCCTGTTTGACTATTTTTCTAGCAATACGCTCTTGATCACTTTTGCTGATATTCAACAAAAAGCGGAGCAATTTCAACAAGATACGCAAAATCGTTATGAGAGCCGCCGTGTGGATCCAATGCGTCCGTTACTGCCACCGAGCGATCTTTGGTTTACGATTGATGAGATAAATCGTAGGTTGAAAGGATATCCACGACTTACGATAACAGCAGAAAAAATCCGTCAATCTGCAGCGAAAATGAATGCAAATGTAGCTAATTTGCCAGAGCTCGCCATTCAATCGGGAGCGAAAGAGCCGTTTGCGGCGTTCCAACAATTCCGCGAGAAATTCAACGGCAATATTCTGTTTTCGGTGGAGAGCGAGGGGCGGCGGGAAACTTTACTCGAATTGCTCGCACCGATTGGGGTGAAGCCGCAACAAATTTCGCAAATTTCCAATGAAATTCCACCGCTTGCATTGATGATTTCGCCGTTGGATCAAGGATTTATGGTCGAAACAAGCGGTCAACATTTAGCAATAATTTGCGAAACGGATCTTCTTGGCGAAAAAGTCCAACAGAATCGCCGTGAGAAGAACCGCAAAACCGTTAATCCTGACACGCTGATTCGCAACTTGGCAGAACTCAAAATCGGGCAAGC is a genomic window containing:
- the hutX gene encoding heme utilization cystosolic carrier protein HutX, whose amino-acid sequence is MLLPEQQIALRNELKENPAQILEMVASKYQCSLEEVMLSLPSDMLKVTGGERFAEILQDIHEWDDSITFIVHTEDAIVEFVGKLPSGSISRGFYNFEHKESGGLQGHLRYENCAKIYLLDRQFMGKRTVSLIFINKKGNAMFKIFVGREKVGGALKEEQIRALYKLIG
- a CDS encoding TonB-dependent hemoglobin/transferrin/lactoferrin family receptor; this encodes MFIHYSANQHKLKLSLLALSINSILISHTLYAKEVAELSEIRVVAQGDVKASLERKAKEAIQQELIQNNRDIVRYSPDVGVVNQGRHQKGFAIRGVEDNRIGISIDGVALPDSEENSLYKRYGNLNTSRQSIDPELVRTIEVSKGADSFNQGSGHLGGGVNYRTLEADDIVRHSNKFGAFYRTGYATRNNEWINTFGVGYLGEQAEAVLLYSNRYGHEMESAGGYTIPEDSLYTRTIGRSKQTPDDSTHKNHSYLAKFAYRFNDKHRIGISYSGQNNNNYIIEDSAVYLSSYWREAEDRSKRNTVNVFYEFFPESKWIASVKADIDYQDTETSAYNYEGKRAEPATKWTPAQERMPSDTNIRIFSTELKRLNFRIDSQVLELGKSTHQFSFKSSTAQRNFDVLHKDSVYVSGAWSHLPNSTMMHPIKSKQDYLLLQDIIDLTNNWEAKVGIRYDWAKYEQKELAGLKCQNCVKTENAKFNQITWTAGLEKQVNDIWKVAYNIGTGFRIPNASEMYFDYRNNAAGAWMSNPNLKAEHSLTQNLSLQGQGNAGQFSVNLHHTKYKDFLWEQETWDVYQAYGKEFWRPVQQMQNIDAAKIYGLEVTGKWNLNSAISIPEGWKLFGSLGYSKGNMSNGADLLSIQPIKAVIGLDYEQPEGKWGIFSRLTFLGAKKAKEAKYFKTLPEKCVKEQKTPNPYYPYWGNEYEVRCTEYAHETSLDKWKHLNAKAFIVDLYGFYKPTENITLRAGVYNLFNRKYHTWDTLRGLNTTGGAVNSVGVRENHKYGGYPGLQRYYEPGRNFSASFEYRF
- the pepN gene encoding aminopeptidase N; the encoded protein is MQPKAKFRKDYRAPDFTITDIYLDFQLDPERTLVTSTLTIERKNVEATMLKLDGHSFDFLSIKFNGKPFSCYQKDDESLTLNLADMPSDRFELQIETALNPAQNTSLQGLYQSGDGLCTQCEAEGFRQITYMLDRPDVLAKYTTKITASKSKYPYLLSNGNRIAQGELEDGKHWVEWQDPFFKPSYLFALVAGDFDLLEDKFITKSGREVKLEIYVDRGNLDRAPWAMESLKRSMKWDEDRFGLEYDLDIYMIVAVDFFNMGAMENKGLNIFNSKFVLAKPETATDSDYLDIEAVIAHEYFHNWTGNRITCRDWFQLSLKEGLTVFRDQEFTSDLWDRSAKRIEDVRLLRTVQFAEDASPMAHPIRPEKVIEMNNFYTVTVYEKGAEIIRMIHTLLGEDNFQKGMKLYVERHDGSAATCEDFVKAMEEASGINLAQFRRWYSQSGTPELTISDEYDETHKTYRLHISQMTPPTHDQLEKLNLHIPLKVALYGENDGKPIPLQNELLKISNVLDIIAEHQTFEFHHVTQRPVPALLCDFSAPVRLDYNYTTEQLLTLLKYAENDFVRWDAAQMLYTNELRENLSRYQQSQPFSFSEGLVDALTFVLDNSATSPELTALTLTLPKETEFAESFKNIDPIGIALVREFMQHSIAQALQDKLLAVYNQNKCSDYQVVAKDIAKRALNNVCLSYLAFTDLGNPLVHKHYRNANNMTDTLAALQAASKAQLSCRDTLLTDFEEKWKHDSLVMDKWFMIQATRPDKNVLAIVQDLMKHPSFNFNNPNRLRSLVGAFCSQNPKAFHAIDGSGYRFLVDTLIKLNESNPQVAARLIEPLIKLSRYDNQRQTLMRRGLERLREMDNLARDLFEKIDKALD
- the leuC gene encoding 3-isopropylmalate dehydratase large subunit, which codes for MQQARTLYQKLFDSHVVYEAEGETPIIYINRHLIHEVTSPQAFDGLRVAGRQVRQVSKTFGTMDHSISTQVRDVQQLEGQAKIQVLELEKNCEETGISLFDITKKQQGIVHVMGPEQGLTLPGMTIVCGDSHTATHGAFGALAFGIGTSEVEHVLATQTLKQTRAKSMKVEVRGKVNPGITAKDIVLAIIGKTTMAGGTGYVVEFCGEAIRDLSMEGRMTVCNMAIEFGAKAGIVAPDETTFAYLKDRPNAPKGKDWDDAVEYWKTLKTDEGAVYDAEVILEAKDIAPQVTWGTNPGQVIGINEVIPNPEEMADPVTRASAEKALAYIGLDAYTDMKDVAVDQVFIGSCTNARIEDLRAAAAVMKGRKKADNVKRILVVPGSGLVKEQAEKEGLDKIFIEAGAEWRNPGCSMCLGMNDDRLGEWERCASTSNRNFEGRQGRNGRTHLVSPAMAAAAAVFGKFVDIRNVSLNA
- a CDS encoding aromatic amino acid transport family protein translates to MKNKILGSALMIAGTTIGAGMLAMPLTSAGMGFGATALLLIGLWALLAYTGLLFMEVYQTAPQKDAGVASLAEQYFGIMGRVLATFSLLVLLYALLSAYITGGGSLLAGIMPEIADADMKLKISILAFTVVLGAFVVIGVKSVDGLTRVLFLGKIVAFIAVLMMMLPKAQLENLTAIPLDNLLVISAVPIFFTAFGFHVIMATINTYLDADIGKIRKSIYIGTAIPLVAYLLWQFATHGVLSQNEFTTILMQDPTLNGLVTATSQITDSTVLGEMVRLFSVLALITSFLGVSMGIFEGMSDLLKRLNLPANRLWLTIATFTPPLLFALFYPDGFIMALGYAGLLFAFYGMILPIGLAWKARSQHPNLPYRVIGGNLALVVALIAGIIIMIIPFLIQLGYLPQAIG
- the hutZ gene encoding heme utilization protein HutZ; translated protein: MTTNRQEVLQNRLGPEIEDLKQQIKTIVMATLDKDGTPNVSYAPFVIHNGEYQVLISTIARHARNLLEVPKVSLMLIDDESKSREIFARRRLTFEATARMITRQETEWQTAIEALKNRHGHLVDELAKMQDFTLFSFKPISGLFVKGFGKAFDVGADDLINLVHLDQGHQNI